A window of the Juglans microcarpa x Juglans regia isolate MS1-56 chromosome 5D, Jm3101_v1.0, whole genome shotgun sequence genome harbors these coding sequences:
- the LOC121265638 gene encoding uncharacterized protein LOC121265638, whose translation MTGDKVNAPEIEKFDGTDFGYWKMQIEDYLYGKRLHLPLLGKKPESMTDAEWTLLDRQVLGLVQLTLSRIVAHNVSKERTTVDLMETLSGMYEKPSANNKVHLMKKLFNLEMSEGKYKSAKRQA comes from the exons ATGACTGGAGATAAAGTGAATGCACCCGAGATTGAGAAGTTTGACGGCACTGATTTTGGATACTGGAAGATGCAGATTgaggattatctctatgggaagaggctccaTCTTCCACTATTGGGAAAGAAGCCGGAGAGCATGACTGATGCTGAGTGGACCCTATTAGATCGACAGGTTCTAGGTCTTGTTCAGCTGACTTTGTCTAGAATagtggcacacaatgtcagtaaggagagaaccacagTGGATCTCATGGAAACTTTGTCAGGAATGTATGAAAAACCGTCGGCGAACAATAAggtgcacttgatgaagaaattgttcaatctagAGATGTCTGAAG ggaaatacaagagtgcaaaaaggcaGGCTTGA
- the LOC121264213 gene encoding autophagy-related protein 8C-like → MAKTSFKLEHPLERRLAEAARIREKYPDRVPVIVEKAERSDIPDIDKKKYLVPADLTVGQFVYVVRKRIKLSAEKAIFVFVKNTLPPTASLISAIYEENKDEDGFLYLTYSGENTFGSLLEPGAWSLDSTLCK, encoded by the exons ATGGCCAAAACCTCGTTCAAGCTCGAACATCCATTGG AAAGGAGGCTAGCGGAAGCTGCTCGAATCAGAGAAAAATATCCAGATAGAGTACCT GTGATTGTGGAGAAGGCTGAAAGAAGTGACATTCCTGACATTGATAAGAAGAA ATACCTTGTTCCAGCTGACTTGACTGTTGGGCAGTTTGTTTATGTTGTGCGGAAAAGGATCAAGCTCAGTGCTGAGAAGGCTATATTCGTCTTTGTGAAGAACACTCTACCTCCGACTG CTTCCCTGATATCTGCAATTTATGAGGAAAACAAGGATGAAGATGGTTTTCTTTACTTGACTTACAGTGGAGAAAATACTTTTGGATCCCTCTTAGAGCCTGGAGCCTGGAGCCTGGATTCCACTTTGTGTAAATAA
- the LOC121264212 gene encoding uncharacterized protein LOC121264212 yields the protein MCVQDNPHPHVTFGLSRLGIRSFNSSFLPSPTTINSQLSHSTPPCLSIYKICIDIQDDNMATEAPSWADQWGAGGIGAMEEDDSSNTKKESSGNKKGNAKAGLNKAKATAMVGALKIKSGASAGIKWVKNQCQKKGSPK from the exons ATGTGCGTACAAGATAATCCCCACCCACATGTGACCTTTGGTTTGTCTCGCCTGGGTATAAGGTCTTTCAactcttccttccttccttccccCACCACCATTAACTCCCAACTTTCTCATTCTACTCCTCCTTGCTTATCCATTTACAAg ATTTGCATAGACATACAAGACGATAATATGGCCACTGAAGCACCAAGCTGGGCAGATCAATGGGGTGCTGGAGGAATCGGTGCCATGGAGGAAGATGACAGCTCTAATACCAAGAAAGAAAGCAGCGGCAACAAGAAGGGGAATGCAAAAGCTGGATTGAATAAAGCCAAAGCAACCGCCATGGTTGGCGCACTAAAGATCAAGAGCGGAGCATCAGCCGGCATCAAATGGGTCAAGAATCAATGTCAGAAAAAGGGCTCGCCTAAATGA
- the LOC121264211 gene encoding ankyrin repeat domain-containing protein 13C has product MAKHSAATTTSFPQIKPEDYTHSPVHYAVAVGDHTTLSRLVSTLPKLADPAQIHSESDSLSQERLSDQISALLDRRDVPFRETPLHLAVRLNDAVSARALALAGADVSLQNSAGWNPLQEALVRRCSEISLILLRQHHRSAWAKWRRRLPRVIAVLRRMRDFYMEISFHFESSVIPFVGKIAPSDTYKIWKRDGNLRADTSLAGFDGLKIQRADQSFLFLGDGDQSHDIPSGALLVLNRDDRKIFDAFENAGAPMSESDIAGFCSQTSVYRPGMDVTKAELVGRTNWRRQEKTENVGEWKAKVYEIHNVVFSFRSRKVAGGDSDVAGSEQVLPLELDEDDDGFLVAENPNFGFAPDQRRHSSFVREEREWVMMPRKSVDVLPSAPLVSRRAASAVTAPQTKEKEYVRSLRPSVWLTEQFPLKTEELLPLLDILANKVKAVRRMRELLTTKFPPGTFPVKVAIPVVPTVRVVITFTKFVELQPTEQFYTPFSSPRHLFHGGRGGHSEEDHKSDTHYSSLPSSSSSSTWLRRNNSHSVSASKQQQQQQRSSAAGAQESDPFAIPSGYTWTSVDDKSRKMKKSKSTRKSK; this is encoded by the exons ATGGCGAAACACTCCGCGGCCACAACGACGTCGTTCCCGCAGATCAAACCGGAGGACTACACTCATAGCCCTGTACACTACGCCGTCGCAGTCGGTGATCACACCACCCTGTCTCGTCTCGTTTCCACCCTCCCCAAACTCGCCGACCCTGCTCAGATCCACTCCGAGTCAGACTCTCTATCTCAGGAACGACTCAGCGACCAGATATCCGCCTTGCTCGACCGCCGTGACGTGCCCTTCCGCGAGACCCCTCTCCACCTCGCCGTGCGCCTAAATGACGCCGTCTCCGCTCGCGCTCTCGCCCTTGCCGGTGCTGATGTGTCCCTCCAGAACTCTGCGGGATGGAACCCCCTCCAGGAGGCTCTCGTTCGCCGTTGCTCCGAAATTTCTCTCATCCTCCTCCGCCAGCACCACCGTTCAGCCTGGGCCAAGTGGCGTCGCCGCTTGCCGCGTGTCATCGCCGTCCTCCGCAGGATGCGAGACTTTTACATGGAGATCTCCTTCCACTTCGAGAGTTCCGTCATCCCCTTCGTCGGTAAAATTGCTCCATCCGACACTTATAAAATCTGGAAGCGCGACGGTAACCTACGTGCCGACACATCCTTGGCCGGTTTCGACGGCTTGAAGATACAGCGCGCCGATCAGAGCTTCCTCTTCCTCGGAGATGGCGATCAGAGCCACGACATTCCCTCCGGCGCTCTCTTGGTTCTCAATCGCGACGATCGCAAAATCTTCGACGCCTTCGAGAACGCTGGAGCTCCGATGAGCGAGTCCGACATTGCTGGCTTCTGCTCCCAAACAAGCGTGTACCGACCCGGTATGGACGTTACCAAAGCCGAACTCGTAGGAAGGACCAACTGGAGGCGTCAGGAGAAAACGGAGAATGTGGGAGAGTGGAAAGCCAAGGTCTACGAGATTCACAACGTGGTCTTCAGCTTCCGGTCACGTAAGGTCGCCGGTGGAGACTCTGACGTGGCTGGGAGTGAGCAGGTCCTTCCTCTAGAGCTTGACGAGGACGACGACGGTTTTTTGGTGGCTGAGAATCCGAATTTCGGATTTGCCCCGGATCAGCGGAGACACAGTAGCTTTGTTAGGGAGGAGAGGGAATGGGTGATGATGCCGAGGAAGAGCGTTGATGTCCTTCCCTCGGCGCCGCTGGTGTCGAGGAGAGCTGCTTCGGCTGTGACTGCGCCGCAGACTAAGGAGAAGGAGTACGTTCGGAGCTTGCGGCCGTCCGTCTGGTTGACTGAGCAATTCCCGTTGAAAACGGAGGAGTTGTTGCCGTTACTAGACATTTTGGCGAACAAAGTGAAAGCCGTGAGGAGGATGAGAGAGTTGCTCACGACCAAGTTTCCTCCGGGAACGTTCCCGGTAAAG GTGGCAATTCCAGTAGTTCCTACAGTGAGGGTGGTGATAACGTTCACAAAGTTCGTGGAGCTCCAACCAACCGAACAATTCTACACGCCGTTCTCAAGTCCCAGACACTTGTTTCATGGAGGACGAGGAGGCCACTCGGAAGAGGATCATAAATCAGATACCCACTACTCTTCATTACCGTCGTCATCGTCGTCTTCAACGTGGTTGCGGCGAAACAATAGCCACTCGGTATCGGCGAGcaagcagcaacaacaacaacagagAAGTTCGGCGGCGGGGGCGCAAGAGTCGGATCCTTTTGCCATACCTAGTGGATACACGTGGACAAGCGTGGACGATAAGTCACGCAAAATGAAGAAATCCAAGTCCACGAGGAAATCCAAGTAA